The DNA segment gtgatgatctagtttcgttggtggagtttaaacacttgattgATGTATATATCATAGAGTGCAATTGTTTTTAGgacagctgtttttagtcaagactttcgtgtttttaacataaaatgtttttgttgtactgtatgtgtgtttatagttgtgtttaatgttctattagtgtatgtaagttgttttgtctgaaaagttgttccccctgctgctattggatcaggtctctcttggaaaagagatgttatctcaatgagaaaaaaatgtataaaaaaagcccagttgcccattattttggcccTCATGGCTAAAAGatatctcagtgactttgaaagaggggtctcaaaggagcatagggggtttaaagtgtgtgtgtgtgtgtgtgtctcagtcaccagatctcaacccaattgaacacttattggagattctggagcggtgcctgagacagcgttttccaccaccctcaacaacaccaaatgatggaatttctcatggaagaatggtgtcgcatccctcctatagagttccagacacttgtagaatctatgtcaaGGCACATTggagctgttctggcggctcgtggtggcccaacaccctattaagacactttatgttggttcTATCAGTAAGGTATTCTGAGTTTCGATGCCAGCTTCCCCACATATGGCGACCTGCCATCAAAGCATCTGGCTCTCAGGATAATCCCCCAGAGACGAGGCCCTTCCCCAAActattttaataaatgtttttacTTGCCCTTTGTCTCTGTTGTTCATTCAGTTAGCCTGTCCTCGATTTGAAATACACTTTCCTTACCTAGTCATTGTGTTCACAGAATCTCTCATTTTATTCTTTCAACTAATAAAAGCTCTTGAAAGGGTAAACGCCTTCTCACCTTGTGTAGATACATGTGAGGGAGTTTAGCATCCATATCAAATAAATTACCCACGAGAGGCATAGCTCGTGGTCCTGGAGGAAAGTTGGCGGGCTTCCTGTTCTTTAGGTAGTCAGTGACCAGAAAGAAGATGCAGAGGAACACCAGTATACCCTTAATGTCCAGTCCCTCCATCACAGACTGGAGTAACATGGTGAGGGTGGCTTAAAAACAGAAGGAAGATCAAGGTTAAAGTAAAATccttgaaaaaaaatgtaaaccgcAACGTTATGCTTTTTAAAAAGAATAAACCGTCCCTTGAGTGAGCCTCTTTCCCACTTACAGATTCCTCAATGACTGCTGGGGTCGGTGGATTCAAAACTCCACTATCAAACTGATTGGAGGGAGAGAAACCGATAAAGAGCCACACAGAAGAATCACATGGGATTATTCAGTGATGGCCAAAGTCCAGAGCACCTGTGTTTGTGGAGCCCCATTCTTGTGCCGTCCGAATAGCTTAAGTGATCACACGAGATGAACTAGCATGAAATTTAAATAAGACATACATTTGTTCTGTTGTACAGAATTGTGACTTTAATCAAACAATGCTGTAAGACTGGATCTTTTCAAAATGCTAGAAGGGTTACGTTCAAAGTACAAATTACTTAAaccaggggcacaactttggttttagaagtgggggggacaacttttttttattattattttttatccagtcggataaacactccaaaaaGTCTATCCGACCGCTCGGAggcatccgcatggtcctaaaacacaccgttgcctcattttgtatcacattccaatgataaaactgggggaacaaaaatgtaatttcagaatgtgggcacattgaagctgttccCAGTGAAATTTGCGCCCCTGAATTAAACTATTAAAGGCCCATTGCAGTCAATAATGTGATTTTCATgtgctttttatatatatatatatatatattgggatgatattgtgaaaattatgataatgcccttttagtgtgagagctgtttgaaaagaccgcctgaaatttcagcctgttttggtgggagagagttttggctttccatggtgacatcaccattcagtaaattagttaatagaccaataagagaacctctctgccaataacagcaaaattcttgcttgagaaattgctatttgctaaggagctatttttgtttattttcgaccattttaattgaaaacaaccacagtaaggtacttaattgttacccagaaattagttgattttgagataaaaatggctgtatTGGACCTTTAAGAAAGTGGGGACACTGTAACTATAATACTGTGTATGCATTATGTTAAGCATGCAGACAGTGCTCAGTAAGTCAGTGTATCATACAATCTGCCGTTGTGCCCTTAACCTGAAACTTCTCCAGTGGCGCTGCACCATGGCTGACCCTGTGCTTCCAACCCctcgagggtgtgtgtgtttgacttggGAGGGGGTAGGGTTAAAAgcaaaaatacagatttccaTTTGGACTGTAGGAAAATGGACAATAAAATGTATTCCTCTTCTTCTCCAAAACGGAACTATAATGGTGGTGATCCATCACCATGTGGAGGCACAGATAGTGAAGGGTTTAGGGGACTGGATGGCCACTCCCTGGGGCTCCAGGCTTGGTGGTTCCTCTCCAGGGGATGAAGAGATGGTGAACCTCTGGAGGAGGGAGGTGAAAAAGAGGAAGAGCTCCATGCGGGCCAGCGACTGCCCCAGACAAGCCCTCTTTCctaggagcagagagagggagagaaacgggTATACGCAGGGTACAGGGACAGAGTTATTATTACTGCTACTGTATCACATAACACAGGCTTTGTAGGCAGGCTGGTTTTTTCCATTTTGTGAAAGCTAGAGTAGAGTTAGTAGAGCTACATTGTATGTGGGTGGAATTTAGGGCAAGAGCGGATGAAATTGAATCTAGGGACCGACCTGCAGAAAATGGGAAAAAAGCCTCTCTTTTCCGGAAGTGACCATGCACATCCAGGAAGTGTTGTGGGTTGAAGTGGTCTGCCGTCTCCCATTCTGTCTGGTCACGTAACACTGAGGAGAGGTTGACTATCACTTTAGTGCCCTATGGAGGGGATGATGAGAAAGCATGCTTGAAATAACCTTTTGAAACCATAGAACttcaaacaaaaaatgtaaacatcACTTCCATGGGATGGTGGTATTTTCCATAATGTAACAAATACACAACATTTTATTCACCAGAGCTCTCGCATTAAAACAGCACTAAAGAAAGTGCGGAAGTTCAAGACAAATGAGCATATCTTCTAACTCCCCCACAGAGAAATGAATTTAGGTGATACTGTACAGTCTGTCTCACCTTGGGTATGAAATATCCCCCCATGGtagcatctttgcttgacatcctgATATTGAGAGGCAGTATGTTGGCCATTCTCTGTGTCTCGTGGATCACAGCGTCTGTGTAGGGCATGCTCACCCTATCAGCAAGGCACGGCTGGCGAGACTGGCCAATCACACTTTTGATCTCCTCCTGGACATTCTCTGGGAAGATGAAGAGGGATTCAAATGGCTCAACTTATGACTCAACTTAGTTTTGTTGATGTGCTGTTTGGTCAGAAAGTGGTTGTTTGTTGGTTGGCTGTAGCTGCTTAGTTATTTAGAGGCTGTTTGTAGGTTGGTTGGTGTATAGCATAGCTTTAAGAATtggatatactgtatacagtgagctccaaaagtattgggacagatAATTATTCATTTTTTTGGCTCTGtattccagcactttggatttgatacAATGAGGTTATAGCGCAGACTGTcggctttaatttgagggtatttttatccatatcgggtgaacagtTTGAAAAATacaacactttttgtacatagtccccccagtttaggggaccaaaagtattacGAGAAATTCACTTAAGTATTTAGTCTcatattcatagcatgcaatgactacatcaagattgtgactacacatttgttggatgcatttgctgtttattttggatgtgtttcagattattttgtgcccaatagatatgaatggtaaataatgtattatgtcattttggagtcacttttattgtaaataagaatagaatatgtttctaaacatgtctacattcatgtggatgctaccatgctTACAGATATTCCtcaatgaattgtgaataatgatgagtgagaacgttgcagacgcacaaatatcatacccccccacacacacacacacaaatgctagcctcccctgttattgcaatggtgagaggttagcatgtcttgggggtatgatatttgtgagtTTAACtttctcatcattattcacaatagaaatagaaattaatttaccattcatttctattgggcaaaaaattatctgaaacacaaccaaaacgaacagcaaatgcatcaaacaaatttgtagagtcacaagcttgatgtagttattgcgtgctatgaatatgggaccaaatacttaactttttactattttaatacacataagtgaatttctcccaatacttttggccctctaaaatggggggactatgtatgAAGAGtgttgtaatttctaaacggttaacccgatatggatgaaaataccctaaaattaaagcggacagtctgcactttaacctcgtaGCAATTATATCGTTTGAAGTCCAAAGTGCTGGAGTTCAGagccaaaataacaacaaaaaattgtcACTATCTCAAAACTTTAGGAGCTCACTGTATGACTCTATTCTATAGAGCACTATACCTACCCTGAACATCAGGGTACTTCACCATGTAGAGCAGAGCCCAACGTAAAGTGTTGGTGATGGTCTCTGTTCCAGCCTCAAACAAGTCCAGACTGCAGTACACCAAGTTCTCTGAGTGGAACCCAGCCTCGATGTCCCTCTTCTTCTGAAGGAGGTATTATCAAATACAAGGACAGGATGAAACATTGCTATCAACTGTCTCAGATATTGTACCTAAAAGGCCCATGGCAGTAGTCAAAAGCTTTTATGACTGTTGAGACCATTAGCCTGTATGGgctggggggcagtattttcacggccggataaaaaacgtacccaatttaaactggttactactcttgcccagaaacgagaatatgcatataattagtagatttggatagaaaacactctaaagtttctaaaactgtttgaatggtgtctgtgagtataacagaactcatatggcaggccaaaacctgagaagactccatacaggaagtgccctgtctgacaatttgttgtccttctgttgcatctctatcaaaaatacagcatctgtgctgtaacgtgacactttctaaggcttctattggctctctaaagccgccagaaagtggaatggggtgtctgctgtctctgggcaaagtacagcagcagagtttgtaagtggtcagcctggggacagtgagactgagatgcgcgttcacgagacttctcaatttctttctttcagtctttgaatgaatacaacgttgcccggttggaatattatcgctatactacgagaaaaatagcataaaaatgtattttaaacagcgtttcacatgcttctaagtacggtaatggaatatttttattttttttggtcacgaaatgatagtgacctgaacgcacaaacaaaacggaggtatttggatataactatggattatttggaaccaaaacaacatttgttgttgaagtagaagtcctgggagtgcattctgacgaagaacagcaaaggtaatccaatttttctaatagtaattctgagtatagtgagccccaaacttggtgggtgtcaaattagctagcctgtgatggccgagctatgtactcagaatattgcaaaatgtgctttcgccgaaaagctattttaaaatctgacatagcgtttgcataaaggagttctgtatctataattcttaaaataattgttatgtattttgtcaacatttatcatgcgtaatttagtaaattcaccggaagttttcggtgggtatgctagttctgaacatcacatgctaatgtaaaaagctggtttttgatataaatatgaatttgattgaacaaaacatgcatgtattatataacataatgtcctaggagtgtcatctgatgaagatcatcaaaggttagtgctgcggttttggtttttgtgacatatatgcttgctttgaaaatggctgtgtgattatttttggcagggtactctcctgacataatctaatgttttgctttcgctgtaaagcctttttgaaatcggacaatgtggttagattaacgagtcttgtctttaaaatggtgtaaaatagtcatatgtttgagaaatttaagtaatagcatttttgaggtatttgtatttcgcgccacgcgattccactggctgttgactagggtgggacgcaaacgtcccacctagcccagagaggttaaagatggCAAGTCAATATTCAAGTTAATTTCATGACTGAACATGTTGCACAGGCAATAAAAgtgacaatatactgtacatatgtaacagtgtaggttccgtccctctcttcgccccaacctgggctcgaaccagggacccttgcacgcatcaacaactgacacccatgaagcatcgttacccatcgcgccacaaaagccacggcccttgcgacgcaaggggaaaccctacttcaagtctcagagcgagtgacgtcaccgattgaaacgctattagcgcgcaccaccgccaactaactagccatttcacatcggttacactcaccccccctttgacctcctccttttccgcagcaaccaatgatccgggtcaacagcatcaatgtaacagtgtaggttccgtccctctcttcgccccaacccgggctcgaaccagggacccttgcacacatcaacaactgacacccaccgaaacaacgttacccatcgcgccacaagagccacggcttttgtggcgcgatgggtaacgatgcttcggtgggtgtcagttgttgatgtgtgcaagggtccctggttcgagcccgggttggggcgaagagagggacggaacctacactgttacacatacacagacatacaaacTGATATACAGGCATCACCTTGTCTATTTCGCCGATGTAGGAGTCAATGTAGTCCCGGTGATCAAAGGGATCCCACTCCTTCTTATGTTTCTCTATTTCTTTTCTCAGGAATGGCACAATCTTTGCATAGTTGGAAAGAATCGTCACATGGGGACCAGAACGCAGCCCAGGCAAACGCTTGAACAGCCATGGAAATACATCATACAGCTAAGAGAAAAAGGAGACATaattatttatgctgcagtagtttatgtgtcgggggctagggtcggtctgttatatctggagtatttctcctgtcttatctggtgtcctgtgtgaatttcagtatgctctctctaattctctttttctctctttctttctttctctctctcggacgACCTGAGcgctaggaccatgcctcaggactacctggcatgatgactccttgttgtccccagtccacctggccgtgctgctgctccagtttcagctgttctgcctgcggctatggaaccctgacctgttcactgtgattactattatttgaccatgctggtcatctatgaacatttgaacatcttggccatgttctgttatctccacccggcacagccagaagaggactggccacccctcatagcctggttcctctctacgtttgttcctaggtttttgcctttctagggagtttttcctagccaccgtgcttctacacctgcattgcttgctgtttggggttttaggatgggtttctgtacagcactttgatatatcatctgatgtaagaagggctatataaatacatttgatttgatttgataattatATATCCTGAAGTTGTGCTTCAAAGAAAAATGTCAGATGTATACTAGGGGCTAATGAGAAGGTATGGTGTATGGTAAACACAACTAATACGTGTATCACATTACTGAGCTGCAtatagcagaggaggctggtgggagaagcAATAGGATGattggctcattgtaatggctggaatggaatcaatggaacggagtcaaacaagttgtttccatgtgtttgaagtgtttggtaccattccatttattccattccagccattacaatgagcccatcctcctatagcctTGTTGCATCATCTCATCAGCACAGGGGAACCCACCTGAACCAGAGGGTTGCCTATCAATAGCATGGACTCCTGGCTCAGTCGCAGACGGTTCTGGAAGTCTGTAGCGTTGTAGTCAAATCGCTTTCCAAACACCAAGAATCCAATGCCGTTTGCAGCAGCACTGTTTATTATGAGTTGGGGGTTGAAGGGCCCTCCTGTTGGGTTACATTTAAGTACTGTTCTTAAGTAGACACTTTGTTAACTTTGTATTACGTAGAACTTGAAATGCACAATGTACAGTTACAAGAATAAGGAAAATGCACTGAAGACTCTTAATTTGTATTGTAAAGTCACAACCAGAAATCGTATTTTTATGTTTTTCACTGTAAATTGGGATTGGTTTGTTTACAGCAACTCACCCATTTCCTGTTGGAAGGCCTGACACAGGAAGCTACACTCCTGCTGCACATGAAGCTCTAGGGTTCTCTTCCCCTCACCAAAGTGTTTTAGGTGGGCCACCGAGAACTGCCGTTGCCTCCTCCATCTGTATCCATTACTTACAGAGATTCCTTTTGAAATAGAGATGCATGGTTACTTGAAAATAATTTTCATTAAACAGTAACAATGGTGAGTGAAATTATATATGAAAATGTAACTAGCAGATCTTACCACAGTCTTTGAAAACATCACTAAAGAGAGGGGATGCAGGTCGGTCTAAAAAGTTATCTCCCTGAGTCATCAAAACATCCTTCACCATCTTGTACCCAGACACAAACACAACCTTCTCCCCACCCCACCGAAGGCTGAAAATATTGCCGAACTGTTCAGCAACCTAAAAACAATCGCAGAAAAACTTAAAGAAGGATCTTTGTAACaagcaacaaaacattatttgCATAAATTGATCGGCCTTGAATTATTTGAtgttgtatgtacagtaccagtcaaaagtttggacacaaaaATCGCAaattagaccaaaggacatatttccaccggtctaatgtccattgctcgtgtttcttggcccaagcaagtatcttcttcttattggggtcctttaatagtggtttctttgcagcaattctaccatgaaggcctgattcctgcagtctcctctgaacagttgatgttgagatgtgtctgttacttgaactctgtgaagcatttatttgggctgcaagttctgaggctggtaactctaatgaacttatcctctgcagcagaggt comes from the Salmo trutta chromosome 21, fSalTru1.1, whole genome shotgun sequence genome and includes:
- the LOC115157256 gene encoding cytochrome P450 2J2 isoform X2 codes for the protein MLLSLDCLDLKSCLLVIFLFLLLVDFLKHRNPPEFPPGPWPLPFLGNVFIGFGYQDIDKVAEQFGNIFSLRWGGEKVVFVSGYKMVKDVLMTQGDNFLDRPASPLFSDVFKDCGISVSNGYRWRRQRQFSVAHLKHFGEGKRTLELHVQQECSFLCQAFQQEMGGPFNPQLIINSAAANGIGFLVFGKRFDYNATDFQNRLRLSQESMLLIGNPLVQLYDVFPWLFKRLPGLRSGPHVTILSNYAKIVPFLRKEIEKHKKEWDPFDHRDYIDSYIGEIDKKRDIEAGFHSENLVYCSLDLFEAGTETITNTLRWALLYMVKYPDVQENVQEEIKSVIGQSRQPCLADRVSMPYTDAVIHETQRMANILPLNIRMSSKDATMGGYFIPKGTKVIVNLSSVLRDQTEWETADHFNPQHFLDVHGHFRKREAFFPFSAGKRACLGQSLARMELFLFFTSLLQRFTISSSPGEEPPSLEPQGVAIQSPKPFTICASTW
- the LOC115157256 gene encoding cytochrome P450 2J2 isoform X1 produces the protein MLLSLDCLDLKSCLLVIFLFLLLVDFLKHRNPPEFPPGPWPLPFLGNVFIGFGYQDIDKVAEQFGNIFSLRWGGEKVVFVSGYKMVKDVLMTQGDNFLDRPASPLFSDVFKDCGISVSNGYRWRRQRQFSVAHLKHFGEGKRTLELHVQQECSFLCQAFQQEMGGPFNPQLIINSAAANGIGFLVFGKRFDYNATDFQNRLRLSQESMLLIGNPLVQLYDVFPWLFKRLPGLRSGPHVTILSNYAKIVPFLRKEIEKHKKEWDPFDHRDYIDSYIGEIDKKKRDIEAGFHSENLVYCSLDLFEAGTETITNTLRWALLYMVKYPDVQENVQEEIKSVIGQSRQPCLADRVSMPYTDAVIHETQRMANILPLNIRMSSKDATMGGYFIPKGTKVIVNLSSVLRDQTEWETADHFNPQHFLDVHGHFRKREAFFPFSAGKRACLGQSLARMELFLFFTSLLQRFTISSSPGEEPPSLEPQGVAIQSPKPFTICASTW